Genomic window (Candidatus Bathyarchaeota archaeon):
AAATCCTGCCCGGTCCACTATTGTTTACTATTAGAAACTCGTGGAGATTATGATCTAAAGTTTAAGCTCGAGTAAAGCGAGTCGTATGCTCGGTTTATAACCTATTTTATTAGGTAACTATCATTTTATGAAATCTACTCGGTGACCGTAATTGCTTGCGTGGGACATTGGACCTCACATGCTCTACAAACGATGCAGGCATCATTATTTACTACAACTGACTTCTTTTCACCGGGATATTCTGGTACCTCTTTTAACTCAAAAACCGCCACCGGGCAGACGTCCACGCATATTCCATCTCCATTGCATTTAGCATGGTCAACTGAAACTTTTACCAAGTTTTTACACCTCCTTTTACTGGCGACTAGGTTAATGTACGTTCTAGATTGGCGAACCAAAGGTTGATTTTAGAGATTGTGGACACTTAACCTATATAGGCGTAACTATCTCTAATCGATTTTTAAGAATAACCTACTTCCCGCATCATCTTAAATCTCATAAACTCCTCTAAAATAACGACAATGAGTTGGAGGTGGAAGAATGGCGATCCTTACTGGCGAGGAAGTTGAAAAGGAAATGGTAATGCAAGTTTCAAAGTTGATGCTTGTTTCTGCTAGAACATCACCGAAGTCTTGGGGTGTAGATGATGTGTTAACAGCGGTCTTAATAGGGGCTGAAAAAGAGTCGTTGGCAGCTGAGATGGATAGGATAGCTGACGAAAGGGGAATTGATGGATTTAATCGGGATGCTGACAATGTAAGGAATTCTGAGACCGTTGTGCTAATTGGGGTTAGGGGGACAAAAAGTGTGGGAGACTCGGACTGTGGCGCCTGTGGATTTAAGACTTGTGTCAACTTCAATAGGGTTGAGAGAACGGAGGGTAAGGATTTCTTGGGGCCGACATGCGTTTTTAAAGCAATAGATCTTGGTATTGCATTGGGGTCGGCGGTGAAAACGGCTAGCTTGCATAATGTTGATAACCGAACAATGTATCGAGTTGGAGTTGCAGCTCGACGACTAAAGTTTCTTCCCGAAGCTACTATTGTTATAGGGATTCCGGTTTCAGCTAAGGGTAAATCCATTTATTTTGACAGAAAGTGGAAAGCTCCAACAAAGTGATATAGAAAGGCGAATCAATTGCTAGATTGGAGATAGATGGTATGGGTCAAAGCTGGATCTACTATAAAGGGAAACCCCTTGAATTTGAAACTCCTCGCGACTGGAATGTAGTAGCTGTGGCTAGTCCAAAGGATGTTCAAGCCGTAACAGACGTGAAGGGGGAAATTCGTAGGGCGGTCAATAATCCAGTGGGCTCCGAGACGTTAGATGAGTTTGTGTTGCCTACACATAAGGTGGTAATAATCAGCGACGATCATTTACGTCCAACGCCAACCGCGTCTATGATTTCAGTTCTCTTGGAGGAGCTGAATAAAATTGGCGTAAGCAGTAGTAATGTTACCGTGGTGATTGCACGGGGAACGCATGGGTTTCCGAGTGATGCTGCATTAAAGGTTAAGGTTGGAGAAGAAAATCTCAGCCGTGTGAAAGTTGTAGTTCATGACCCTGAGAACAAGCGAGAACTTATAGACTTAGGTTCCTCCTCTAGAGGCACCCCAATTTTAGTGAACAAAACCGTTGTCGAAGCTGACATAAAAATCGGTTTGGGAACTATTGCACCTCACTATTTTGCAGGCTTTAGCGGCGGTCCTAAGATAATTCTTCCTGGAGTCTCTGGGAAAGAATCTATAGTTGGAAATCACAGCATGTCAAAGGAGCCAAATACAGTTCTTGGCGTACTTGAAGGAAATCCGATTTGGGAGGATATGCTTGAAGTAACGAGGCGAGTCGGTTTGAATATGAAGCTCGACTCAATTTTGAATATGAAGAATGAAGTTGTTAACATAGTGGCGGGTGATGTTGAGCGCGCTTTTAAAGCTGGGATTGAGACTTTTAATCGTATTTATCGGGTTACCGTTCCAGAAAAAGTGGATGTCGTTATTGCTTCCGGCTATCCCTTAGAGGCTGAGCTTGCACAGGCTTGCAAGGCTGTCATAGCCGCGGATTTAATCACGAAGGATGGTGGCACAATAATTCTTGCGGCGTCATGTTCGAATGGTGTTGGATCCGGGTTATATGAGATTCTGAGGGAAAAGGCAACGCCAGACACGATTTACAGTTGGATACCTGAACATAAGATTTCACCATCGGGTGGTCCGATGGGTGCTAGGCTTAGGCAGTTGACTAGAACTAAGCGATTAATTGTTGCTACGGACGGGTTAACTCAGAGGACAGTTGAGGAAATGGGGCTAGGCTACGCGGGCGATCTTAGTGATGCCATTCGCGAGACTGCAAAGCTGTATAAACATCCCGATGTTGCTGTGTTACCTGCTGGGGCTTCTACTTTTCCGGCTGCATTAAGGTAGCGTTTTATGGCAGGCTAGTAGAGGGCTTAACAAAGTTTAAACCAGTTTTCTGATGTTTGTCTATCTTACATTACGGTACTCGGAGGGTGCAGGTCGATGCCGGAGGAAATATTTGATCCTGATGAGTTTGTTAGACTTTCTGAGAATGCTGAAGCTTGTCGAGTAAAACGACTTAAGGATGTTGTAAAATTAAAGCTGAGGACGCCGGGTAAATTGTATACTTTAAAAGTAGAACCTGCGAGGGCTGACGAGATTTTAAAGAGAGTAAAATGTGAGGTTGTTGAGGTTTAGGGCGTTTTACTTTTAGTTAGAATTTCCAGATTCTTTTCTAATGTCTGATTACATGTCTCACAGAATGAACTGTGTTTGCGGTCGGTATCCAGAATACTATTAGAGAAGAACATTACGCACTTGGGTTGTTGACAGTGTTTAAGTCCAAATGTGTGACCTAATTCATGAACGGCTTCCTTCAAAGTACGTGCACGGAAAAGATCTATGTCAGGTGGAAAGCCGTAAAATTCAGGTTGGAGCCGGTGAAGTGAGATTATTGCTGTTCTCCCAGGGCACTGGGCTTCTCCGAAGACAAAATTAAGGTGTGGGACATATAGATCCACGTTGGTAACTCCTAAAACTCGATCCGCCTCTATTTGTTTCGAATAATTAATGAGAACTTCGAGGATTTGTGTAGAAAAAAATTGGGCTCGTGCAGGGTTATATGCTTGTTTTGGAATCGGCATTTCATTTGTTAGAATGTTACAGTCTGTGTTGGGAAAAATTTGGATTAATTTGTCTCTGAGAGTATTTAATGTGTCTAAATCGATTTGGCCAATTGGTACTATCAGAATACGCAGCATCCTTCTTCTCCTGTTAAATATGATGTACTTCTCCAGCTTCTGGAGCCACAGCGTTAAAGCCTGCATCTCGTTTTATCCATTCAGCGAATTGCTGGCAGTTTCCTTCTGCTCCATGTATCACGAATAAAGTAGGATCACCTTTAAGCTTCTTTACGGTTTCATGCAGTTCCTTCATTCCACAATGTGATGAGAAATCAAAACGTTCCACCAAGGCCTCCACTTTTCGAGTTCTTCCACCGATGATAAATTGTTTCTTCTCCAGTAGTTCTCTACCGGGTGAACCAGGTATTTGATAACTAACTAGGAAGATGGCGTTTTCCCTTTTCTTCGCTAAATTCTCTAAATAGAAAACTGCAGCGCCTCCTTTTAGCATGCCTGCTGGTGAGACTATTACCCCTGGTTTCTTGGTTGCTAGCCTTCGATCTCTCCAGCCACCTACCCAATTTGCCGTGTGAACTGCATTCATAAAGAGTTTGAAATCGCGGAGGTTTTCGGGGTGTCGCATAATTACTTCGTTAACTTCTAGCGCCATCCCGTCGATCGTAATTGGATATTCAAAATGGTGTGCAGTCAGTACGCAGAGTATTTCTTGGGATCTCCCTACAGCGAAGGCTGGAACCAGCACAGTTCCGCCATTTTCCACGATCTCAGTAACCCGCTTAACGAATTCCATTTCAAGCTGTTTCCTATTTGGGTGGTCTTCATTTGCATAGGTACTTTCAATGATTACAGCATCAAGATCTGGATAATTGTTGTCAGCTCCCTTTAAAAGGCAGGTATCAAGTGTGTTAAAGTCTCCTGTGTAAAGGATATTTCGACCCGAAGTATTGATAAGGATTTGAGCGCTTCCTGGGATGTGTCCCGCATCTAAGAACTCGATTTGAGTCTCTCCTATTTTTACCGATTTATTGTAATTCATATGAACAACGCAATTCATCATACTTTCCAAATCAAGGTACTCGTAGGGAAGGTAGTAACTGGATAGGTGGATGAAATCTGAAATCAATATGCGGGCTAACTCGAATGTTAATGCTGTTCCGTAGACTGGCGTATGTTCTCTGATATGGAACATTGGGATGGCTCCGGAATGGTCAAGGTGGGCGTGGCTGAGTATGATCGCATTAATTTCGCGGGGTGGAATATGTGCGGGGAAGCCAGGTTCATGATTCATCATTACACCACAGTCAAGGAGAAACTGTTGATCTTCAACTTTAACAGCTACAGCGGATCTGCCAATCTCCCCAGCCCCGCCTAGAAACTTGATTTTTATCGGTTCAGTCATAATCACTCAACGCAAAAGATTTTTCTATAACCATGGTTTTATGGCTAATGATTCTATTGAAGGTTTACTATATGCCTATCCATATAAATGTCCCAAGAATGCGTTTTGAGGACTGTATTTTCATTACAGGTTTTCATGGAATTGGCGCGACGGGGTATATAGCAGTTTCGCATCTCATTGACTCACTTAAGGCTAAGAGGATAGGTTATGTTGAGACTGATTTGATGCCACCCTTCGTAACAATGGCGAATGACCGCTTGGTTACTCCCTTTGAGATTTATAAGTTGGACTGTTTCGTTTTCATGAAATCCGAATTTCCGCCGCATCGTGATGAAGAAATTACTTTTGCAAAGGCGTTGGCTGAATGGGTTGTTACTAAGAGGTTTAAGGAAGCAGTTCTCATCGGCGGTTTAGATAATAGTTTTAAGACTGGGGATAGTTCGATGCGTGTGGTTTCAACGAAAGCCTTTTCTCATAAGGTACGGGTTTTTGGTGCTCCGTTTTTGGAGCCTGGCTTATATGTCACTGGGCCTCTAGCCGTCATGTTAACTGTATTTGAGGCAAACAACTTTCCTGCCATTGCGATATTACCGTACGCAGCCTTAACTCGCCCTGATCCGAGTGCGGCAGCTGTGGCAATTGATAAAATTTGCCGTGTCTATGGATTGAATGTTGATGTATCTTCGCTGATCAAGGATGCCAGTGAAATCGAAGTGGAATTGCAGGAGCGGAGAGAACGGGCAAGAACAAGCTACGAAGGCTTATGGGTTTAACGCTTCCACGCATCGTGCCCTTTAGTTTAATATTTATTTAATGATTTTTGCGTTAGATCCAAGTTGTTTGGAAACATGTGGATTTCCTCAGTTTTTGTAAGATGTGTTAGCCGAGTTTACATGGTCGTATTTTTCTATTTTTTATGGCTTTTAAAATGTCGTCTATGTTTTGGTTTGCATCGATTTCTGTGTAGGCTTTCCACATTTGATTGGGGTTATGGCAATCGCTGCCAGCCGTTGCAGGTAGATTAAGATCTTTAGAAAGTTTTAGGGCTCGTCGGTTTTCGTGGTCGCTTGCATTGGGGTTAATCACTTCGATTGCATCTGCTATAATCGACTTTGCAAAGTCGCATAACCCCGAGTAGGCGCGGTAGGGATGAGGGATGATCACGATGCCGCCGACGCTTTTACCATAGTCAACTGCTTCCCAAACAGTTAGGGGAAGCCTTGGTTTCTCATTTATGCCTAAAATAATTAGGTGGCCTTGCAGGGTTGTTACTTCAATTCCAGGGATAATTATGATGCCTGAATACGGCTCCGCTAACTTGCGGATTACCTCATATCCTCTTACTGTGTCGTGATCTGTAAGTGCTATTCCCGTAATTAGGGGATGGGCATTTAATTTCTCAATTAGAATTTTTGGTGTGACAGTGCTATCTCCTGAGAAACTAGTATGGATGTGTAGGTCAATATTAACTACCAATTTTAATCACTCCTGCTCCGCAAGTGTCAGGTTTAGCATGTTTTGGAGTGCTTGGAGCGATTTTGAACTCCATGGGTCTAATTTGTTCGAGCTGATGAGAAATTGTATGTTCCGCATTTTGCATGCTCGTCTGCTGGCGTTCAAGATAGCGTTTCCCCAATTTTTCGGGTCATTGTGAAAAATTACTATTTTATAGTTTGCCGCCATTAGGTATTCTGAAATTTGCTTTGCGACATAGCGAATAGTCTCGAGGTCTGGTGGCCAGGTTATTTCAAATTGTGAAAGGGGGTAAGTATCATCTATCTCCAATGGCACCACTCCAAAAGGTGCGGCGTATGTACACATATGGATTTTATGTAATTTCTCCCCAGAGGTTTGGGCAATGGTTCGCATGATTTTCTTATATTCAGGTGAATTGTGGAATGGTTTTACAGATGTTTGAGGTAGCAAGATCAATATCTCTGCTTCTTCTGGTGGATTGTAGTTCTCTTGGATTCGTTGTTGATGTCGAATCACTTCAGGTCGGCAAAGGCCTGTTGAACCAAAGTAAAAAATTCCTCGCTTCTTTGTGACCGGGCTATGTTTCTCTATATACTCAGCATAATTGCAGATTTTTCTAAGGGCTCG
Coding sequences:
- a CDS encoding CehA/McbA family metallohydrolase, giving the protein MVVNIDLHIHTSFSGDSTVTPKILIEKLNAHPLITGIALTDHDTVRGYEVIRKLAEPYSGIIIIPGIEVTTLQGHLIILGINEKPRLPLTVWEAVDYGKSVGGIVIIPHPYRAYSGLCDFAKSIIADAIEVINPNASDHENRRALKLSKDLNLPATAGSDCHNPNQMWKAYTEIDANQNIDDILKAIKNRKIRPCKLG
- a CDS encoding 50S ribosomal protein L38e, with product MPEEIFDPDEFVRLSENAEACRVKRLKDVVKLKLRTPGKLYTLKVEPARADEILKRVKCEVVEV
- a CDS encoding 4Fe-4S binding protein — translated: MVKVSVDHAKCNGDGICVDVCPVAVFELKEVPEYPGEKKSVVVNNDACIVCRACEVQCPTQAITVTE
- a CDS encoding proteasome assembly chaperone family protein, which translates into the protein MPIHINVPRMRFEDCIFITGFHGIGATGYIAVSHLIDSLKAKRIGYVETDLMPPFVTMANDRLVTPFEIYKLDCFVFMKSEFPPHRDEEITFAKALAEWVVTKRFKEAVLIGGLDNSFKTGDSSMRVVSTKAFSHKVRVFGAPFLEPGLYVTGPLAVMLTVFEANNFPAIAILPYAALTRPDPSAAAVAIDKICRVYGLNVDVSSLIKDASEIEVELQERRERARTSYEGLWV
- a CDS encoding archaemetzincin family Zn-dependent metalloprotease, which codes for MLRILIVPIGQIDLDTLNTLRDKLIQIFPNTDCNILTNEMPIPKQAYNPARAQFFSTQILEVLINYSKQIEADRVLGVTNVDLYVPHLNFVFGEAQCPGRTAIISLHRLQPEFYGFPPDIDLFRARTLKEAVHELGHTFGLKHCQQPKCVMFFSNSILDTDRKHSSFCETCNQTLEKNLEILTKSKTP
- the larA gene encoding nickel-dependent lactate racemase; translated protein: MGQSWIYYKGKPLEFETPRDWNVVAVASPKDVQAVTDVKGEIRRAVNNPVGSETLDEFVLPTHKVVIISDDHLRPTPTASMISVLLEELNKIGVSSSNVTVVIARGTHGFPSDAALKVKVGEENLSRVKVVVHDPENKRELIDLGSSSRGTPILVNKTVVEADIKIGLGTIAPHYFAGFSGGPKIILPGVSGKESIVGNHSMSKEPNTVLGVLEGNPIWEDMLEVTRRVGLNMKLDSILNMKNEVVNIVAGDVERAFKAGIETFNRIYRVTVPEKVDVVIASGYPLEAELAQACKAVIAADLITKDGGTIILAASCSNGVGSGLYEILREKATPDTIYSWIPEHKISPSGGPMGARLRQLTRTKRLIVATDGLTQRTVEEMGLGYAGDLSDAIRETAKLYKHPDVAVLPAGASTFPAALR
- a CDS encoding MBL fold metallo-hydrolase; its protein translation is MTEPIKIKFLGGAGEIGRSAVAVKVEDQQFLLDCGVMMNHEPGFPAHIPPREINAIILSHAHLDHSGAIPMFHIREHTPVYGTALTFELARILISDFIHLSSYYLPYEYLDLESMMNCVVHMNYNKSVKIGETQIEFLDAGHIPGSAQILINTSGRNILYTGDFNTLDTCLLKGADNNYPDLDAVIIESTYANEDHPNRKQLEMEFVKRVTEIVENGGTVLVPAFAVGRSQEILCVLTAHHFEYPITIDGMALEVNEVIMRHPENLRDFKLFMNAVHTANWVGGWRDRRLATKKPGVIVSPAGMLKGGAAVFYLENLAKKRENAIFLVSYQIPGSPGRELLEKKQFIIGGRTRKVEALVERFDFSSHCGMKELHETVKKLKGDPTLFVIHGAEGNCQQFAEWIKRDAGFNAVAPEAGEVHHI